The genomic segment ttaaataaaatatcaagtattgataaaatttaaatttaaattttattttacttttcataaaataaaaaataaaaatcataattacaccaataaaataaaacaaaaccaaacccAAATCCTGAACTTCATGCTTATGACAGGAGCATGTAACACTTCCTTATCAATATTTTTTACCTCACTCCTGATACCTCTATAGTATTTTTACCCGAAAACATTGAGTTCATACCATAAAATGGTCttttcttaataaaataaaagtaactaagaagagaaagaaagaaagaaataggcaAAAAGTCTAAATGTGGTAGGTGGGTTGGTTGGTCTGATTCTATTAAATAAAGGGGCGATGGCAGGAGCAGTGGCAGTGCCACCAATCAAGTCTTTGCTTTGCTTTGATTAATTCCAAAACGTTAGCTAAAACTTCAAAAACAAGATGCTGCCCTCAATCAAAAGTCTAACCAAAATAACACTAGACAATTGCCGACAAAAACAGGGAACGCGTCTTGTATTAAACAACTACTACATACAACAACGCGGTTTTACCTTTGAAGCTTCTTTCTTTGGCCGACCATCCCATTCTTTGCCTCTCCTCTCCTCTTCCCCTTCTACATTTTTCTTCTGGTTGCCTTCCACTGCCAAAAGGGGTGCCTTCTGGTCGCTCACCACTCACGCAGGATATGCTAAAAGCTCATGCATGCCTCAACCTATTCCCACTCTTATCTTCATTTTAGTTGTATGGATATCCCACCATACCCTTACCAATGATGATTTCACCATTTTCATGGATTTTCTTTAATGCATTTCTAGTAGCAGCTTTCTTTACCATCCATCTAGTTTTGGTTTCAGGCCAATGTCAAAGAGATCAGGGACAGTTGTTGCTTGAGTTGAAAAGCAGCTTCAACTCTACTTCATTGGGAAAGTTACAGAAGTGGAATCAAACAACGGATTGCTGTTTCTGGGATGGTGTAACTTGCGATGCTAGTGGGCGGGTTATCGGTCTTGACTTGAGCAATCAATCAATTTCGGGTGCAATAGACGATTCGAGTGGTCTCTTCCGTTTTCAACATCTTCAACAACTCGATTTGGCTTACAACAGACTCATGGCCACTTTTCCTACGGGGTTTGATAAGTTGGAGAATTTGAGTTACCTTAATTTGTCAAATGCTGGCTTTACTGGGCAAATTCCAGCTGTGATTTCGCGCATGACAAGGTTGGTTACTCTCGATCTATCTGTAAGTTCGCTTCTTGGAAGATCATTGACGCTTGAGAAGCCAAAGCTGGAGATGCTTGTTCAAAATCTCACAAAACTGAAATTCCTTCATCTTGATGGGGTGAATATTAGAGCAACGGGAAATGAATGGTGCCGGGCCTTATCATCACTAACTGATTTGCAAGTGTTGAGCATGTCCAACTGTAATCTTTCAGGACCTATAGATTCTTCAATTTCCAAGCTTCGATCTCTGTCAGTAATTCGCCTCGACAACAATAATTTGTCTACTTCAGTTCCAGAGTTCTTTGCAGAATTCCCAAATCTGACATCCCTTCATCTTAGTACCAGTGGTTTGCGTGGAGGACTCCCAGCAGAAGTTCTCAAGATACCTACATTGCAGATCCTTGACTTGTCAAATAATGAATTACTAGAAGGTTCGTTTCAAGAGTTTCCTTCGAATGGTTCTCTTCAGACACTGACACTTAGTGGCACAAAGTTTGGGGGGCAAGTACCAGATTCTATCGGTAACCTTGGGCAATTGACAAGAATAGAGCTTGCAAGTTGCAATTTCAGTGGACCAATACCGAAAGCAGTGAAGAAACTTACTCAACTGGTCTATCTGGATTTTTCCAGTAACAGTTTTTCTGGTCCAATACCATCATTCTCATCGTCAAGAAATCTTACACAGCTAAACCTTGCTTACAATCGGTTAAACGGCACAATTCATTCCACAGACTGGTCAGTCCTTTCTAATCTAGTAAGTATTGACTTACGAAACAACAAGTTAAGTGGAACCATTCCACCTACTTTGTTTGGCATTCCATCACTGCAGAAAATTTCCCTTTCCCAAAATCGATTCAATGGCAGCCTTGGTGATCTCCGTGGTAAGACTACTTTACTGCTTGATACCCTTGATCTAAGTAGCAACATGTTACAGGGGCAATTTCCAATGTTTGTATTTGAGCTTCAAGGTCTTAAGATCCTGACAATTTCTTCAAACAAGTTCAGTGGGTTCATACAATGGACTGACATTCAGAAGCTGAGGAATCTTTCCAACCTTGATCTGTCATATAACAACTTGTCCATTGATGCAACTTCTACTAATTCTGCCTTGTCTACCTTTCCCAACATTACCACATTGAAGTTGGCTTCCTGCAACTTGAAAAAATTCCCTGGTTTCTTGAAAACTCAAGTAAAATTAAACCATCTAGACCTTTCGAAAAACCAGATGTCGGGGGAAATACCCAATTGGGTTTGGGAAATTAAAAACCTCGCTTATTTAAATCTTTCTCAGAATTCTCTTATGAAATTCGAAGGACCTTTTCTGAGTATTACGTCTACACTAACTGTTGTCGACCTTCATGGCAACCAGCTCCAAGGGCAAATAGACCGTCTTCCACAATACGCCACCTATCTAGATTACTCAAGAAACAATTTCAGCTCTGTTTTGCCACGCGATATTGGTGACTTCCTCCAGTTTGCCTATTTCTTCTCCATCTCAGATAATAACTTCCACGGGAGTATCCCTGAGTCGATATGCAAAAGTTCATATCTTCAAGTACTTGATTTGTCTAATAATTCCCTGAGCGGGTCTATTCCTGAATGCCTGATTCAGATGAGTGTGTCTCTTGGAGTACTGAATCTAAGGAGAAACAATCTTACTGGCAACATTTCTGACACATTTCCAGAGAACTGTTTACTACAAACTCTAGTTCTCAATCGAAACTTACTGCGAGGAAAGGTTCCAAAATCCTTGGTCAGTTGCAAAATGCTGGAGGTTCTAGACCTCGGAAACAATCAGATCAATGATACATTCCCATGCCATTTGAAGAATATATCCAGCTTGCGTGTCCTTGTTTTACGAGGCAATAAATTTAATGGGAACGTGCATTGTTCAGAGAGGAGCCCTTGGCCTATGCTTCAGATTGTCGACTTATCTTCAAACAGTTTCAGTGGTAGACTGCATGAAGCATGCTTGTCGACCTGGAAGGCAATGCGAGCTGCTGAAAGTGAAACTCTATCAGAGCTCAACCATCTCCAATTTAAAGTTCTAAAGTTAAATCAATTTTATTACCAGGATGCCATAACAGTTACCATGAAAGGTTTAGAGTTAGAGCTGCTGAAGATCCTAACGGTGTTTACCTCCATTGACATTTCACGCAACAATTTTGAAGGGCCAATACCAGAAGTGATTGGAACATTCAAAGCTCTTTATGTCCTTAACTTTTCACATAATGCTTTCACAGGGTCGATCCCGCCATCTTTAGGAAACCTGTCTCAGCTAGAGTCTTTAGACCTCTCAAGTAACAGTTTCGATGGTGAGATTCCCATCCAGCTAGCAAACctcaattttatttcatttcttaacGTCTCCAACAACAAATTAGAGGGACAGATCCCAAGAAGCACCCAGATTCAATCATTTTCAGAAGCTTCATTTGAGAACAATAAAGGATTGTGTGGGCTTCCTCTAACTACAGACTGTGTAAATGGAACTTCTCCAAAACCACGTACAACACAAGAATTTCAACCAGCAGATGAATTCGATTGGCAATTCATATTCATTGGAGTGGGGTTTGGTGTAGGAGCAGCTCTATTTGTTGCACCCTTAATATTTTGGAAGACAGCAAGTAAATGGGTCGATGAGATTGTTGATAAAATCCTTGAAGTAGTCCTTCCAAAGCTGGGTCGGACTTACACGTGTCCTGGTGACAGGAAGGTTGATGAAGATGAAAATCTTGAAGAAGACAACAAAggaagtgatgaagaagatgaacagagCCAGGAGACAACTGAAGAATTTCACGGAAGATATTGTGTGTTTTGCTCCAAACTTGACCAAACCAGGAAGAAGGCAATTCATGACCTGAGTTGTACCTGCTATGATTCATCATCTTCATCTCCTTCTTCTTCAACCTCTCCTCCCTTTTCTCCTtagacctttttttttcttcttatttctatGTTTGTATATAGAAGAGAAATGAACATGTAATTTCGGAACCTCAGTAAATAATATACTGAAATGAACGATTTACTCTTCTGACTCAATATACTGAGTCACAAATTCACAGGCCCTACGTACATTGCATGCTGCTTAACTTCCCTCACAAGCAAATGCACCATGTGATGAAAACAATCATTTTCGTTCAGGAATTCCGCCGAACACATGAATgctcataaaaaataaaagaagccatgaaaattttaagaataataaAGATCGAAATTTTAAAAACCAGTGCCTGAGGATTTATCGACTGCCTTGAATCCGTCTATGCACCTAAAAGACAGCGTCCTCTTTCCATTCCCTTCTCCATTCCCCGCCAAAAGACGTTTCTCTGCTTCTTGTTCGACCAACAACGTTTGTTTTGGTTTAGTCATTTATAGAGGAGGCTAGGCCTCTTCATGTTTGATACTACACCTATAGCTTTCCAATCTATACTCTCTGATTACAGCCCATGGCTTCCGTGAGATTGGGCTTATTCAGCCGAGTCCCGTATAGTTAAAAGTTGACTATTTCTTCAGTCTTGGTCAAATTATTACAATCcatcccttttatttatttatgtgctactaaatattatattttcCGAGTAATTTCCCCGTACCTTCTTCTTTCTTTGCCGCCTTCAAACTGAAAAGGAATCAAGGCACTTTTTTGAGTAATTATTGGCTTCATGCATGCGCGGGTTAATGTTCCTGTGGGCGTTGATTGGAGAAATTGTTGTATATAAAGAGTGAAGAGCAGTTAGGGCTCGTTTTATGCCGTCCATATGGGTATTGGAGCTTCCACCCCCAAGACTTCTTCTGGTAATACTTTT from the Gossypium hirsutum isolate 1008001.06 chromosome D09, Gossypium_hirsutum_v2.1, whole genome shotgun sequence genome contains:
- the LOC107890942 gene encoding receptor-like protein 7 → MMISPFSWIFFNAFLVAAFFTIHLVLVSGQCQRDQGQLLLELKSSFNSTSLGKLQKWNQTTDCCFWDGVTCDASGRVIGLDLSNQSISGAIDDSSGLFRFQHLQQLDLAYNRLMATFPTGFDKLENLSYLNLSNAGFTGQIPAVISRMTRLVTLDLSVSSLLGRSLTLEKPKLEMLVQNLTKLKFLHLDGVNIRATGNEWCRALSSLTDLQVLSMSNCNLSGPIDSSISKLRSLSVIRLDNNNLSTSVPEFFAEFPNLTSLHLSTSGLRGGLPAEVLKIPTLQILDLSNNELLEGSFQEFPSNGSLQTLTLSGTKFGGQVPDSIGNLGQLTRIELASCNFSGPIPKAVKKLTQLVYLDFSSNSFSGPIPSFSSSRNLTQLNLAYNRLNGTIHSTDWSVLSNLVSIDLRNNKLSGTIPPTLFGIPSLQKISLSQNRFNGSLGDLRGKTTLLLDTLDLSSNMLQGQFPMFVFELQGLKILTISSNKFSGFIQWTDIQKLRNLSNLDLSYNNLSIDATSTNSALSTFPNITTLKLASCNLKKFPGFLKTQVKLNHLDLSKNQMSGEIPNWVWEIKNLAYLNLSQNSLMKFEGPFLSITSTLTVVDLHGNQLQGQIDRLPQYATYLDYSRNNFSSVLPRDIGDFLQFAYFFSISDNNFHGSIPESICKSSYLQVLDLSNNSLSGSIPECLIQMSVSLGVLNLRRNNLTGNISDTFPENCLLQTLVLNRNLLRGKVPKSLVSCKMLEVLDLGNNQINDTFPCHLKNISSLRVLVLRGNKFNGNVHCSERSPWPMLQIVDLSSNSFSGRLHEACLSTWKAMRAAESETLSELNHLQFKVLKLNQFYYQDAITVTMKGLELELLKILTVFTSIDISRNNFEGPIPEVIGTFKALYVLNFSHNAFTGSIPPSLGNLSQLESLDLSSNSFDGEIPIQLANLNFISFLNVSNNKLEGQIPRSTQIQSFSEASFENNKGLCGLPLTTDCVNGTSPKPRTTQEFQPADEFDWQFIFIGVGFGVGAALFVAPLIFWKTASKWVDEIVDKILEVVLPKLGRTYTCPGDRKVDEDENLEEDNKGSDEEDEQSQETTEEFHGRYCVFCSKLDQTRKKAIHDLSCTCYDSSSSSPSSSTSPPFSP